A genomic stretch from Sceloporus undulatus isolate JIND9_A2432 ecotype Alabama chromosome 5, SceUnd_v1.1, whole genome shotgun sequence includes:
- the TMEM19 gene encoding transmembrane protein 19 isoform X2, giving the protein MGPKRRRWLPPPPPPPSPLALALLQRLCKVIGLGFSMLFYSWDEFNKNYFKMIANIIILSVLICISLSFWIVSMTASTYYGTLRPISPWRWLFSILIPLIIASRGFKKKSLDHGGAIGGLIVGFILTVANYSFFTAMLTFFITSSKLTKWKGEVKRQIDPEYKEGGQRNWVQVFCNGGVPAELALLYMIENGPGEIPVDFSKQYTASWMCLSLLGALACCAGDTWASEIGTVMSQEPRLITTWKKVPVGTNGGVTFIGLISSLLGGAFVGVAYFISQMIFVNDLDISAPQWPIIVFGGLAGLLGSIIDSYLGATMQYSGLDTRTGMVVNHQTKGAKHISGKPILDNNAVNLFSSVVIALLLPGAAWGFWPRG; this is encoded by the exons ATGGGTCCAAAGCGACGCCggtggctccctcctcctcctcctcctccttcccctttagCTTTGGCCTTATTGCAACGCCTCTGTAAG GTGATTGGCCTCGGATTTTCCATGCTGTTTTATTCATGGGACGAATTCaacaaaaattatttcaaaatgatAGCGAACATTATCATTTTGAGTGTCCTGATTTGCATTTCTTTATCGTTTTGGATTGTGTCCATGACTGCAAGTACATATTATG GTACTTTGCGACCAATTTCTCCATGGCGGTGGCTTTTTTCAATCTTAATTCCATTAATAATTGCTTCAAGAGGATTTAAGAAAAAGAGCCTTGATCATGGGGGAGCAATAGGAG GTTTAATAGTTGGATTTATCCTCACAGTTGCAAATTACAGCTTTTTCACTGCCATGCTCACATTTTTCATCACTTCCTCCAAACTAACcaagtggaaaggagaagtaaAGAGGCAAATAGACCCTGAATATAAGGAAG GTGGGCAGAGAAATTGGGTGCAAGTGTTCTGCAATGGTGGTGTACCTGCAGAATTGGCTCTGTTATACATGATTGAAAATGGACCAGGTGAAATCCCAGTAGATTTCTCTAAACAGTATACTGCATCTTGGATGTGCCTGTCACTTCTGGGTGCTTTGGCCTGCTGTGCTGGAGACACATGGGCTTCAGAGATCGGCACCGTCATGAGTCAGGAACCGCGGCTGATAACAACCTGGAAAAAGGTTCCAGTAG GTACCAATGGTGGTGTTACTTTTATAGGCCTGATCTCCAGTTTGCTTGGTGGCGCATTTGTAGGTGTGGCTTATTTCATCTCCCAGATGATTTTTGTCAATGATCTGGATATTTCTGCACCGCAGTGGCCCATTATTGTGTTTGGTGGACTGGCTGGTTTGCTAGGTTCTATAATTGATTCTTATTTAGGAGCAACAATGCAATACAgtg GTCTGGACACACGTACTGGAATGGTTGTCAACCATCAGACCAAAGGTGCAAAGCACATATCTGGAAAACCTATTCTGGATAATAATGCAGTAAATCTCTTCTCCTCTGTAGTCATTGCTTTGTTGTTGCCTGGAGCAGCGTGGGGATTTTGGCCAAGAGGTTGA
- the TMEM19 gene encoding transmembrane protein 19 isoform X1, giving the protein MMKQSTIFCSLQRGYRGNRNGLLQWLPREAAGEEQNGAAPSWWPVERGGPRRGLEGVPGVIGLGFSMLFYSWDEFNKNYFKMIANIIILSVLICISLSFWIVSMTASTYYGTLRPISPWRWLFSILIPLIIASRGFKKKSLDHGGAIGGLIVGFILTVANYSFFTAMLTFFITSSKLTKWKGEVKRQIDPEYKEGGQRNWVQVFCNGGVPAELALLYMIENGPGEIPVDFSKQYTASWMCLSLLGALACCAGDTWASEIGTVMSQEPRLITTWKKVPVGTNGGVTFIGLISSLLGGAFVGVAYFISQMIFVNDLDISAPQWPIIVFGGLAGLLGSIIDSYLGATMQYSGLDTRTGMVVNHQTKGAKHISGKPILDNNAVNLFSSVVIALLLPGAAWGFWPRG; this is encoded by the exons ATGATGAAGCAGTCTACCATATTCTGTAGTCTACAGCGCGGTTACCGAGGCAACCGAAACGGCCTGCTGCAATGGCTGCCTCGGGAGGCGGCGGGTGAGGAACAAAATGGCGCCGCGCCGTCGTGGTGGCCTGTGGAGCGAGGAGGGCCGCGTCGGGGCTTGGAGGGCGTCCCTGGG GTGATTGGCCTCGGATTTTCCATGCTGTTTTATTCATGGGACGAATTCaacaaaaattatttcaaaatgatAGCGAACATTATCATTTTGAGTGTCCTGATTTGCATTTCTTTATCGTTTTGGATTGTGTCCATGACTGCAAGTACATATTATG GTACTTTGCGACCAATTTCTCCATGGCGGTGGCTTTTTTCAATCTTAATTCCATTAATAATTGCTTCAAGAGGATTTAAGAAAAAGAGCCTTGATCATGGGGGAGCAATAGGAG GTTTAATAGTTGGATTTATCCTCACAGTTGCAAATTACAGCTTTTTCACTGCCATGCTCACATTTTTCATCACTTCCTCCAAACTAACcaagtggaaaggagaagtaaAGAGGCAAATAGACCCTGAATATAAGGAAG GTGGGCAGAGAAATTGGGTGCAAGTGTTCTGCAATGGTGGTGTACCTGCAGAATTGGCTCTGTTATACATGATTGAAAATGGACCAGGTGAAATCCCAGTAGATTTCTCTAAACAGTATACTGCATCTTGGATGTGCCTGTCACTTCTGGGTGCTTTGGCCTGCTGTGCTGGAGACACATGGGCTTCAGAGATCGGCACCGTCATGAGTCAGGAACCGCGGCTGATAACAACCTGGAAAAAGGTTCCAGTAG GTACCAATGGTGGTGTTACTTTTATAGGCCTGATCTCCAGTTTGCTTGGTGGCGCATTTGTAGGTGTGGCTTATTTCATCTCCCAGATGATTTTTGTCAATGATCTGGATATTTCTGCACCGCAGTGGCCCATTATTGTGTTTGGTGGACTGGCTGGTTTGCTAGGTTCTATAATTGATTCTTATTTAGGAGCAACAATGCAATACAgtg GTCTGGACACACGTACTGGAATGGTTGTCAACCATCAGACCAAAGGTGCAAAGCACATATCTGGAAAACCTATTCTGGATAATAATGCAGTAAATCTCTTCTCCTCTGTAGTCATTGCTTTGTTGTTGCCTGGAGCAGCGTGGGGATTTTGGCCAAGAGGTTGA
- the TMEM19 gene encoding transmembrane protein 19 isoform X3 → MLFYSWDEFNKNYFKMIANIIILSVLICISLSFWIVSMTASTYYGTLRPISPWRWLFSILIPLIIASRGFKKKSLDHGGAIGGLIVGFILTVANYSFFTAMLTFFITSSKLTKWKGEVKRQIDPEYKEGGQRNWVQVFCNGGVPAELALLYMIENGPGEIPVDFSKQYTASWMCLSLLGALACCAGDTWASEIGTVMSQEPRLITTWKKVPVGTNGGVTFIGLISSLLGGAFVGVAYFISQMIFVNDLDISAPQWPIIVFGGLAGLLGSIIDSYLGATMQYSGLDTRTGMVVNHQTKGAKHISGKPILDNNAVNLFSSVVIALLLPGAAWGFWPRG, encoded by the exons ATGCTGTTTTATTCATGGGACGAATTCaacaaaaattatttcaaaatgatAGCGAACATTATCATTTTGAGTGTCCTGATTTGCATTTCTTTATCGTTTTGGATTGTGTCCATGACTGCAAGTACATATTATG GTACTTTGCGACCAATTTCTCCATGGCGGTGGCTTTTTTCAATCTTAATTCCATTAATAATTGCTTCAAGAGGATTTAAGAAAAAGAGCCTTGATCATGGGGGAGCAATAGGAG GTTTAATAGTTGGATTTATCCTCACAGTTGCAAATTACAGCTTTTTCACTGCCATGCTCACATTTTTCATCACTTCCTCCAAACTAACcaagtggaaaggagaagtaaAGAGGCAAATAGACCCTGAATATAAGGAAG GTGGGCAGAGAAATTGGGTGCAAGTGTTCTGCAATGGTGGTGTACCTGCAGAATTGGCTCTGTTATACATGATTGAAAATGGACCAGGTGAAATCCCAGTAGATTTCTCTAAACAGTATACTGCATCTTGGATGTGCCTGTCACTTCTGGGTGCTTTGGCCTGCTGTGCTGGAGACACATGGGCTTCAGAGATCGGCACCGTCATGAGTCAGGAACCGCGGCTGATAACAACCTGGAAAAAGGTTCCAGTAG GTACCAATGGTGGTGTTACTTTTATAGGCCTGATCTCCAGTTTGCTTGGTGGCGCATTTGTAGGTGTGGCTTATTTCATCTCCCAGATGATTTTTGTCAATGATCTGGATATTTCTGCACCGCAGTGGCCCATTATTGTGTTTGGTGGACTGGCTGGTTTGCTAGGTTCTATAATTGATTCTTATTTAGGAGCAACAATGCAATACAgtg GTCTGGACACACGTACTGGAATGGTTGTCAACCATCAGACCAAAGGTGCAAAGCACATATCTGGAAAACCTATTCTGGATAATAATGCAGTAAATCTCTTCTCCTCTGTAGTCATTGCTTTGTTGTTGCCTGGAGCAGCGTGGGGATTTTGGCCAAGAGGTTGA